One genomic segment of Anticarsia gemmatalis isolate Benzon Research Colony breed Stoneville strain chromosome Z, ilAntGemm2 primary, whole genome shotgun sequence includes these proteins:
- the nwk gene encoding FCH and double SH3 domains nervous wreck isoform X2, which produces MQPPPRKSNYTKFLKNLHTEQIAKLHAKNQHECDLLEDLRTYTIKRSAIEKSYSEALLKISSAYLNKKIPNIPDIKVDGAEEKWNMWNVWRTVLEENEKLARARLAAVEVFQQQIADEAKFLRQHKLNVAKKCTDSLAQAHKELQLTVVDVDKTKKLYFDEEHTAHDVRDKAKDIEEKLKKKKGSFFQSITSLQKNSAKVSSRRDQLEEKSTGARNDYLLSIAAANAHQNRYFLVELQTCMQSMESAVYEKVSEFLTLMGRTELLTCSATQHSFGKIRDQAQQLTREYNLQCLYLYYPVLKQHIQYEFEACDNDPIDTVTIEHESVAQTLAGEARRWATRVVRETALARDATRKMHLYQAMRDAGQKVDPSDPNGPELEVRLDDLRSSIRRSETSKAKYESRLECLRISGAPVDEWLKEIDLLAVQDTSLPRSSSLLSVRTDASGAADQPSSDSFYDSDNTEGEGASAAATVASSSHQRTTSGSQGEEEHDEDVDAVLEEERMRIEQLTVGWDDPTQVNWDEPEQPAPETTEPPAPPLYKCTALYSYTAQNPDELSIIENEQLEVVGEGDGDGWLRARNYRGEEGYVPHNYLDVDREQPSSAPGLVSQISFSSVDYTVEGEDADVVQSPDQISVISAPAAKPEEPKVEEPAKAAEQAEPQLPTLGYCFALYDYDAEGADELMLEEGQIIRIVSRDAHGVDDGWWRGEANGITGNFPSLIVEECDENGEPLSGTEDWSPPGSAPPVFASPPASPPGQEDDRPAPPLAPPPPPPADLEDSMDSQPDFSFNLELSRPQQEQYGTQFGGASAPAVTIVVDEAIGENWDEDEEEPPQPAKAPEPPKVELPSSDDCGLGVAQIVITAATPMVEEPEQPFPPPEPAADAAQEPAQESSQEPTPEPQPEENDDEESSLSEQTAVCLQDSDEGPADSAPHPQSSSTASEGESGGASVASGPPTAPQSPPAAPRGGRASIPDELEPAQLARLTDLKESNA; this is translated from the exons GAACATGTGGAACGTATGGCGTACTGTGCTGGAGGAGAACGAGAAGCTGGCGCGCGCTCGCCTCGCCGCCGTCGAAGTGTTCCAGCAACAGATCGCTGATGAAGCTAAGTTCTTGAGGCAACATAAGCTGAACGTTGCCAAGAAG TGCACGGATTCCCTGGCCCAAGCCCACAAGGAGCTGCAACTGACCGTGGTGGACGTAGACAAGACCAAGAAGCTGTACTTCGATGAGGAGCACACCGCTCATGACGTCCGCGACAAGGCTAAGGACATTGAGGAGAA GTTGAAGAAAAAGAAGGGTTCCTTCTTCCAATCGATCACTTCGCTGCAGAAGAACAGCGCCAAGGTGTCCTCGCGTCGCGACCAGCTCGAGGAGAAGTCGACTGGAGCTAGGAACGACTACCTCCTCAGCATTGCTGCTGCTAACGCCCACCAG AACCGTTACTTCCTGGTAGAACTGCAGACCTGCATGCAGTCCATGGAGTCGGCAGTCTATGAGAAGGTGTCTGAGTTCCTCACCCTCATGGGTCGTACGGAGCTGCTCACTTGCTCCGCAACTCAACACTCGTTCGGCAAGATCCGCGACCAGGCGCAGCAGTTGACCAGGGAATATAACCTGCAATGCCTGTACCTGTATTATCCGGTACTGAAGCAGCACATCCAG TACGAGTTCGAGGCTTGCGACAACGATCCTATTGACACCGTGACCATCGAGCACGAGTCTGTGGCCCAGACCCTAGCCGGAGAGGCCCGCCGCTGGGCCACACGCGTCGTTCGCGAGACGGCCCTGGCCCGGGACGCCACCCGCAAGATGCATCTCTACCAAGCCATGCGCGATGCTGGCCAGAAg GTGGACCCAAGCGACCCTAACGGTCCCGAACTGGAGGTGCGCCTAGACGACCTGCGCTCCAGCATCCGCCGCAGCGAGACGTCGAAGGCGAAGTACGAGTCTCGTCTGGAATGCCTGCGCATCAGCGGGGCTCCGGTAGACGAGTGGCTGAAGGAGATAGACCTGCTGGCAGTGCAAGACACCTCTCTGCCACGTAGTAGCAGCCTGCTCAGTGTCCGCACTGACGCCTCGGGAGCTGCC GATCAACCGAGCTCGGACTCGTTCTATGACAGCGACAATACCGAGGGCGAAGGCGCCTCGGCCGCCGCCACCGTGGCCTCCAGCAGCCACCAGAGGACCACCTCGGGCTCCCAGGGCGAGGAGGAGCACGATGAAGACGTTGATG CTGTGCTTGAAGAAGAGCGTATGCGCATTGAGCAGCTGACCGTCGGCTGGGATGACCCCACCCAGGTGAACTGGGACGAGCCCGAGCAACCGGCTCCCGAGACCACTGAGCCGCCGGCACCGCCGCTCTACAAGTGCACCGCTCTCTACTCCTACACG GCTCAAAATCCCGACGAGCTGTCGATAATCGAGAACGAGCAGCTGGAAGTGGTCGGCGAGGGCGACGGCGACGGGTGGCTCCGCGCTAGGAACTATCGAGGCGAGGAGGGCTATGTGCCACATAACTATCTTGACGTAGACAGGGAGCAG CCTTCCAGCGCTCCGGGCCTGGTGTCGCAGATATCCTTCTCCTCCGTGGACTATACCGTGGAAGGGGAGGATGCTGACGTGGTGCAGTCGCCTGATCAGATCTCCGTGATTTCTGCCCCGGCCGCTAAGCCGGAAGAACCGAAGGTCGAGGAACCGGCCAAGGCCGCCGAGCAAGCCGAGCCGCAGCTGCCGACGCTGGGATATTGCTTCGCTCTGTACGACTACGACGCTGAAGGAGCTGACGAGCTGATGCTCGAGGAAGGACAG ATCATCCGCATCGTGTCACGCGATGCCCACGGCGTGGACGACGGCTGGTGGCGCGGAGAGGCCAACGGCATCACCGGGAACTTCCCCTCGCTGATCGTGGAGGAATGTGACGAG AACGGAGAGCCACTAAGCGGCACCGAGGACTGGTCTCCTCCTGGCTCAGCCCCACCAGTTTTCGCGTCTCCCCCCGCCTCCCCCCCAGGACAGGAAGATGACC GTCCCGCACCGCCCctggcgccgccgccgccgccgcccgccgacCTCGAGGACTCCATGGATAGCCAGCCTGACTTCAGCTTTAATCTTGAGTTGTCTAGACCACAGCAGGAGCAGTACGGGACGCAGTTCGGCGGCGCTTCAGCCCCCGCCGTTACCATAGTAG TCGACGAGGCGATCGGCGAGAACTGGGATGAG GACGAGGAGGAGCCTCCCCAGCCTGCGAAGGCTCCGGAGCCCCCGAAAGTTGAGCTGCCGTCGTCTGATGACTGCGGGCTCGGCGTAGCGCAGATCGTCATCACCGCCGCCACCCCCATGGTAGAGGAACCCGAGCAGCCGTTCCCGCCACCAGAGCCCGCCGCCGACGCGGCCCAGGAGCCCGCGCAGGAGTCCTCGCAGGAGCCTACCCCGGAGCCGCAGCCCGAGGAGAACGACGACGAGGAGTCCTCGCTGTCGGAGCAGACGGCCGTCTGCCTGCAGGACTCGGACGAGGGCCCGGCCGACTCGGCGCCGCACCCACAGTCCAGCTCCACGGCGTCCGAGGGCGAGTCGGGCGGCGCGTCGGTGGCGTCAGGACCGCCCACCGCGCCCCAgtcgccgcccgccgcgccgcgcggaGGCCGCGCCTCCATCCCCGACGAGCTGGAGCCGGCGCAGCTGGCGAGGCTCACGGACCTCAAGGAGTCCAACGCTTAA
- the nwk gene encoding FCH and double SH3 domains nervous wreck isoform X1 — protein sequence MQPPPRKSNYTKFLKNLHTEQIAKLHAKNQHECDLLEDLRTYTIKRSAIEKSYSEALLKISSAYLNKKIPNIPDIKVDGAEEKWNMWNVWRTVLEENEKLARARLAAVEVFQQQIADEAKFLRQHKLNVAKKCTDSLAQAHKELQLTVVDVDKTKKLYFDEEHTAHDVRDKAKDIEEKLKKKKGSFFQSITSLQKNSAKVSSRRDQLEEKSTGARNDYLLSIAAANAHQNRYFLVELQTCMQSMESAVYEKVSEFLTLMGRTELLTCSATQHSFGKIRDQAQQLTREYNLQCLYLYYPVLKQHIQYEFEACDNDPIDTVTIEHESVAQTLAGEARRWATRVVRETALARDATRKMHLYQAMRDAGQKVDPSDPNGPELEVRLDDLRSSIRRSETSKAKYESRLECLRISGAPVDEWLKEIDLLAVQDTSLPRSSSLLSVRTDASGAADQPSSDSFYDSDNTEGEGASAAATVASSSHQRTTSGSQGEEEHDEDVDAVLEEERMRIEQLTVGWDDPTQVNWDEPEQPAPETTEPPAPPLYKCTALYSYTAQNPDELSIIENEQLEVVGEGDGDGWLRARNYRGEEGYVPHNYLDVDREQPSSAPGLVSQISFSSVDYTVEGEDADVVQSPDQISVISAPAAKPEEPKVEEPAKAAEQAEPQLPTLGYCFALYDYDAEGADELMLEEGQIIRIVSRDAHGVDDGWWRGEANGITGNFPSLIVEECDENGEPLSGTEDWSPPGSAPPVFASPPASPPGQEDDLILNDNNNTKGPAPPLAPPPPPPADLEDSMDSQPDFSFNLELSRPQQEQYGTQFGGASAPAVTIVVDEAIGENWDEDEEEPPQPAKAPEPPKVELPSSDDCGLGVAQIVITAATPMVEEPEQPFPPPEPAADAAQEPAQESSQEPTPEPQPEENDDEESSLSEQTAVCLQDSDEGPADSAPHPQSSSTASEGESGGASVASGPPTAPQSPPAAPRGGRASIPDELEPAQLARLTDLKESNA from the exons GAACATGTGGAACGTATGGCGTACTGTGCTGGAGGAGAACGAGAAGCTGGCGCGCGCTCGCCTCGCCGCCGTCGAAGTGTTCCAGCAACAGATCGCTGATGAAGCTAAGTTCTTGAGGCAACATAAGCTGAACGTTGCCAAGAAG TGCACGGATTCCCTGGCCCAAGCCCACAAGGAGCTGCAACTGACCGTGGTGGACGTAGACAAGACCAAGAAGCTGTACTTCGATGAGGAGCACACCGCTCATGACGTCCGCGACAAGGCTAAGGACATTGAGGAGAA GTTGAAGAAAAAGAAGGGTTCCTTCTTCCAATCGATCACTTCGCTGCAGAAGAACAGCGCCAAGGTGTCCTCGCGTCGCGACCAGCTCGAGGAGAAGTCGACTGGAGCTAGGAACGACTACCTCCTCAGCATTGCTGCTGCTAACGCCCACCAG AACCGTTACTTCCTGGTAGAACTGCAGACCTGCATGCAGTCCATGGAGTCGGCAGTCTATGAGAAGGTGTCTGAGTTCCTCACCCTCATGGGTCGTACGGAGCTGCTCACTTGCTCCGCAACTCAACACTCGTTCGGCAAGATCCGCGACCAGGCGCAGCAGTTGACCAGGGAATATAACCTGCAATGCCTGTACCTGTATTATCCGGTACTGAAGCAGCACATCCAG TACGAGTTCGAGGCTTGCGACAACGATCCTATTGACACCGTGACCATCGAGCACGAGTCTGTGGCCCAGACCCTAGCCGGAGAGGCCCGCCGCTGGGCCACACGCGTCGTTCGCGAGACGGCCCTGGCCCGGGACGCCACCCGCAAGATGCATCTCTACCAAGCCATGCGCGATGCTGGCCAGAAg GTGGACCCAAGCGACCCTAACGGTCCCGAACTGGAGGTGCGCCTAGACGACCTGCGCTCCAGCATCCGCCGCAGCGAGACGTCGAAGGCGAAGTACGAGTCTCGTCTGGAATGCCTGCGCATCAGCGGGGCTCCGGTAGACGAGTGGCTGAAGGAGATAGACCTGCTGGCAGTGCAAGACACCTCTCTGCCACGTAGTAGCAGCCTGCTCAGTGTCCGCACTGACGCCTCGGGAGCTGCC GATCAACCGAGCTCGGACTCGTTCTATGACAGCGACAATACCGAGGGCGAAGGCGCCTCGGCCGCCGCCACCGTGGCCTCCAGCAGCCACCAGAGGACCACCTCGGGCTCCCAGGGCGAGGAGGAGCACGATGAAGACGTTGATG CTGTGCTTGAAGAAGAGCGTATGCGCATTGAGCAGCTGACCGTCGGCTGGGATGACCCCACCCAGGTGAACTGGGACGAGCCCGAGCAACCGGCTCCCGAGACCACTGAGCCGCCGGCACCGCCGCTCTACAAGTGCACCGCTCTCTACTCCTACACG GCTCAAAATCCCGACGAGCTGTCGATAATCGAGAACGAGCAGCTGGAAGTGGTCGGCGAGGGCGACGGCGACGGGTGGCTCCGCGCTAGGAACTATCGAGGCGAGGAGGGCTATGTGCCACATAACTATCTTGACGTAGACAGGGAGCAG CCTTCCAGCGCTCCGGGCCTGGTGTCGCAGATATCCTTCTCCTCCGTGGACTATACCGTGGAAGGGGAGGATGCTGACGTGGTGCAGTCGCCTGATCAGATCTCCGTGATTTCTGCCCCGGCCGCTAAGCCGGAAGAACCGAAGGTCGAGGAACCGGCCAAGGCCGCCGAGCAAGCCGAGCCGCAGCTGCCGACGCTGGGATATTGCTTCGCTCTGTACGACTACGACGCTGAAGGAGCTGACGAGCTGATGCTCGAGGAAGGACAG ATCATCCGCATCGTGTCACGCGATGCCCACGGCGTGGACGACGGCTGGTGGCGCGGAGAGGCCAACGGCATCACCGGGAACTTCCCCTCGCTGATCGTGGAGGAATGTGACGAG AACGGAGAGCCACTAAGCGGCACCGAGGACTGGTCTCCTCCTGGCTCAGCCCCACCAGTTTTCGCGTCTCCCCCCGCCTCCCCCCCAGGACAGGAAGATGACC TGATCCTGAATGACAACAACAACACTAAAGGTCCCGCACCGCCCctggcgccgccgccgccgccgcccgccgacCTCGAGGACTCCATGGATAGCCAGCCTGACTTCAGCTTTAATCTTGAGTTGTCTAGACCACAGCAGGAGCAGTACGGGACGCAGTTCGGCGGCGCTTCAGCCCCCGCCGTTACCATAGTAG TCGACGAGGCGATCGGCGAGAACTGGGATGAG GACGAGGAGGAGCCTCCCCAGCCTGCGAAGGCTCCGGAGCCCCCGAAAGTTGAGCTGCCGTCGTCTGATGACTGCGGGCTCGGCGTAGCGCAGATCGTCATCACCGCCGCCACCCCCATGGTAGAGGAACCCGAGCAGCCGTTCCCGCCACCAGAGCCCGCCGCCGACGCGGCCCAGGAGCCCGCGCAGGAGTCCTCGCAGGAGCCTACCCCGGAGCCGCAGCCCGAGGAGAACGACGACGAGGAGTCCTCGCTGTCGGAGCAGACGGCCGTCTGCCTGCAGGACTCGGACGAGGGCCCGGCCGACTCGGCGCCGCACCCACAGTCCAGCTCCACGGCGTCCGAGGGCGAGTCGGGCGGCGCGTCGGTGGCGTCAGGACCGCCCACCGCGCCCCAgtcgccgcccgccgcgccgcgcggaGGCCGCGCCTCCATCCCCGACGAGCTGGAGCCGGCGCAGCTGGCGAGGCTCACGGACCTCAAGGAGTCCAACGCTTAA
- the nwk gene encoding FCH and double SH3 domains nervous wreck isoform X3, whose protein sequence is MPLLVAKKFCCKIDPAKRSKPLNFKVNTNVKVQMKPEEFASEALLKISSAYLNKKIPNIPDIKVDGAEEKWNMWNVWRTVLEENEKLARARLAAVEVFQQQIADEAKFLRQHKLNVAKKCTDSLAQAHKELQLTVVDVDKTKKLYFDEEHTAHDVRDKAKDIEEKLKKKKGSFFQSITSLQKNSAKVSSRRDQLEEKSTGARNDYLLSIAAANAHQNRYFLVELQTCMQSMESAVYEKVSEFLTLMGRTELLTCSATQHSFGKIRDQAQQLTREYNLQCLYLYYPVLKQHIQYEFEACDNDPIDTVTIEHESVAQTLAGEARRWATRVVRETALARDATRKMHLYQAMRDAGQKVDPSDPNGPELEVRLDDLRSSIRRSETSKAKYESRLECLRISGAPVDEWLKEIDLLAVQDTSLPRSSSLLSVRTDASGAADQPSSDSFYDSDNTEGEGASAAATVASSSHQRTTSGSQGEEEHDEDVDAVLEEERMRIEQLTVGWDDPTQVNWDEPEQPAPETTEPPAPPLYKCTALYSYTAQNPDELSIIENEQLEVVGEGDGDGWLRARNYRGEEGYVPHNYLDVDREQPSSAPGLVSQISFSSVDYTVEGEDADVVQSPDQISVISAPAAKPEEPKVEEPAKAAEQAEPQLPTLGYCFALYDYDAEGADELMLEEGQIIRIVSRDAHGVDDGWWRGEANGITGNFPSLIVEECDENGEPLSGTEDWSPPGSAPPVFASPPASPPGQEDDLILNDNNNTKGPAPPLAPPPPPPADLEDSMDSQPDFSFNLELSRPQQEQYGTQFGGASAPAVTIVVDEAIGENWDEDEEEPPQPAKAPEPPKVELPSSDDCGLGVAQIVITAATPMVEEPEQPFPPPEPAADAAQEPAQESSQEPTPEPQPEENDDEESSLSEQTAVCLQDSDEGPADSAPHPQSSSTASEGESGGASVASGPPTAPQSPPAAPRGGRASIPDELEPAQLARLTDLKESNA, encoded by the exons GAACATGTGGAACGTATGGCGTACTGTGCTGGAGGAGAACGAGAAGCTGGCGCGCGCTCGCCTCGCCGCCGTCGAAGTGTTCCAGCAACAGATCGCTGATGAAGCTAAGTTCTTGAGGCAACATAAGCTGAACGTTGCCAAGAAG TGCACGGATTCCCTGGCCCAAGCCCACAAGGAGCTGCAACTGACCGTGGTGGACGTAGACAAGACCAAGAAGCTGTACTTCGATGAGGAGCACACCGCTCATGACGTCCGCGACAAGGCTAAGGACATTGAGGAGAA GTTGAAGAAAAAGAAGGGTTCCTTCTTCCAATCGATCACTTCGCTGCAGAAGAACAGCGCCAAGGTGTCCTCGCGTCGCGACCAGCTCGAGGAGAAGTCGACTGGAGCTAGGAACGACTACCTCCTCAGCATTGCTGCTGCTAACGCCCACCAG AACCGTTACTTCCTGGTAGAACTGCAGACCTGCATGCAGTCCATGGAGTCGGCAGTCTATGAGAAGGTGTCTGAGTTCCTCACCCTCATGGGTCGTACGGAGCTGCTCACTTGCTCCGCAACTCAACACTCGTTCGGCAAGATCCGCGACCAGGCGCAGCAGTTGACCAGGGAATATAACCTGCAATGCCTGTACCTGTATTATCCGGTACTGAAGCAGCACATCCAG TACGAGTTCGAGGCTTGCGACAACGATCCTATTGACACCGTGACCATCGAGCACGAGTCTGTGGCCCAGACCCTAGCCGGAGAGGCCCGCCGCTGGGCCACACGCGTCGTTCGCGAGACGGCCCTGGCCCGGGACGCCACCCGCAAGATGCATCTCTACCAAGCCATGCGCGATGCTGGCCAGAAg GTGGACCCAAGCGACCCTAACGGTCCCGAACTGGAGGTGCGCCTAGACGACCTGCGCTCCAGCATCCGCCGCAGCGAGACGTCGAAGGCGAAGTACGAGTCTCGTCTGGAATGCCTGCGCATCAGCGGGGCTCCGGTAGACGAGTGGCTGAAGGAGATAGACCTGCTGGCAGTGCAAGACACCTCTCTGCCACGTAGTAGCAGCCTGCTCAGTGTCCGCACTGACGCCTCGGGAGCTGCC GATCAACCGAGCTCGGACTCGTTCTATGACAGCGACAATACCGAGGGCGAAGGCGCCTCGGCCGCCGCCACCGTGGCCTCCAGCAGCCACCAGAGGACCACCTCGGGCTCCCAGGGCGAGGAGGAGCACGATGAAGACGTTGATG CTGTGCTTGAAGAAGAGCGTATGCGCATTGAGCAGCTGACCGTCGGCTGGGATGACCCCACCCAGGTGAACTGGGACGAGCCCGAGCAACCGGCTCCCGAGACCACTGAGCCGCCGGCACCGCCGCTCTACAAGTGCACCGCTCTCTACTCCTACACG GCTCAAAATCCCGACGAGCTGTCGATAATCGAGAACGAGCAGCTGGAAGTGGTCGGCGAGGGCGACGGCGACGGGTGGCTCCGCGCTAGGAACTATCGAGGCGAGGAGGGCTATGTGCCACATAACTATCTTGACGTAGACAGGGAGCAG CCTTCCAGCGCTCCGGGCCTGGTGTCGCAGATATCCTTCTCCTCCGTGGACTATACCGTGGAAGGGGAGGATGCTGACGTGGTGCAGTCGCCTGATCAGATCTCCGTGATTTCTGCCCCGGCCGCTAAGCCGGAAGAACCGAAGGTCGAGGAACCGGCCAAGGCCGCCGAGCAAGCCGAGCCGCAGCTGCCGACGCTGGGATATTGCTTCGCTCTGTACGACTACGACGCTGAAGGAGCTGACGAGCTGATGCTCGAGGAAGGACAG ATCATCCGCATCGTGTCACGCGATGCCCACGGCGTGGACGACGGCTGGTGGCGCGGAGAGGCCAACGGCATCACCGGGAACTTCCCCTCGCTGATCGTGGAGGAATGTGACGAG AACGGAGAGCCACTAAGCGGCACCGAGGACTGGTCTCCTCCTGGCTCAGCCCCACCAGTTTTCGCGTCTCCCCCCGCCTCCCCCCCAGGACAGGAAGATGACC TGATCCTGAATGACAACAACAACACTAAAGGTCCCGCACCGCCCctggcgccgccgccgccgccgcccgccgacCTCGAGGACTCCATGGATAGCCAGCCTGACTTCAGCTTTAATCTTGAGTTGTCTAGACCACAGCAGGAGCAGTACGGGACGCAGTTCGGCGGCGCTTCAGCCCCCGCCGTTACCATAGTAG TCGACGAGGCGATCGGCGAGAACTGGGATGAG GACGAGGAGGAGCCTCCCCAGCCTGCGAAGGCTCCGGAGCCCCCGAAAGTTGAGCTGCCGTCGTCTGATGACTGCGGGCTCGGCGTAGCGCAGATCGTCATCACCGCCGCCACCCCCATGGTAGAGGAACCCGAGCAGCCGTTCCCGCCACCAGAGCCCGCCGCCGACGCGGCCCAGGAGCCCGCGCAGGAGTCCTCGCAGGAGCCTACCCCGGAGCCGCAGCCCGAGGAGAACGACGACGAGGAGTCCTCGCTGTCGGAGCAGACGGCCGTCTGCCTGCAGGACTCGGACGAGGGCCCGGCCGACTCGGCGCCGCACCCACAGTCCAGCTCCACGGCGTCCGAGGGCGAGTCGGGCGGCGCGTCGGTGGCGTCAGGACCGCCCACCGCGCCCCAgtcgccgcccgccgcgccgcgcggaGGCCGCGCCTCCATCCCCGACGAGCTGGAGCCGGCGCAGCTGGCGAGGCTCACGGACCTCAAGGAGTCCAACGCTTAA